Proteins encoded by one window of Nitrospirota bacterium:
- a CDS encoding Xaa-Pro peptidase family protein, producing MNNSVPAQELASRWDRCKKLLQQFIPQAQGILVFSRLNIYYLSGSFANGVLWLPVNGEPILLCRRGDERARIESPIRHIYSFRSYGDVKSILHDLGFSLPELVAAEMNGLSWALSNSLIKYLPGHQFIPADRVLGMSRAHKSPWELNILREAGAKHARCLTELLLPFLYEGITELEICQKISELFFSEGHLGILRMENYGEEAFLAFVSVGDSANYPSVFNGPVGLRGVHPAIPHMGSAEVKWTTGKPLIIDNGFTFAGYMTDKTQVYWLGEKKDVPEKAMKAHEFCIDLQEKITEFLRPGILPSEIWQYCLDKVEHSAWRDGFMGLGKNKVFFIGHGIGLAVDEYPALASGFDFPLEEGMTLAIEPKIGIPDFGMVGVENTFEVTTDGGKCLTGENFDIITV from the coding sequence TTGAACAACAGTGTTCCTGCACAAGAGTTAGCTTCCCGGTGGGACAGGTGCAAAAAGCTTCTGCAGCAATTTATCCCGCAAGCTCAGGGGATATTGGTTTTCTCCCGTTTAAATATCTATTATCTCAGCGGTTCGTTTGCCAATGGAGTGTTGTGGTTGCCCGTCAATGGCGAGCCCATATTATTGTGCAGGCGTGGCGATGAAAGAGCAAGAATTGAGTCACCGATACGGCATATTTACTCATTCAGATCATATGGCGATGTAAAGTCAATACTTCACGATCTGGGTTTTTCTCTGCCTGAACTGGTTGCCGCTGAGATGAATGGGTTATCGTGGGCTCTCTCAAACAGCCTTATCAAATACCTCCCCGGGCATCAGTTCATTCCCGCAGATCGGGTCTTAGGCATGAGTCGTGCGCATAAGTCACCGTGGGAGCTCAATATCTTGCGGGAAGCAGGCGCCAAACATGCAAGATGTTTGACTGAACTGCTGCTGCCATTTCTTTACGAGGGGATAACTGAACTTGAGATATGTCAAAAAATTTCAGAGCTATTCTTTTCCGAAGGCCATCTCGGGATCCTCCGAATGGAAAATTATGGAGAGGAAGCCTTTCTTGCATTTGTCTCGGTTGGAGACAGCGCAAATTATCCGAGTGTCTTCAACGGCCCTGTCGGTCTTCGGGGTGTGCATCCGGCAATACCACACATGGGATCAGCAGAAGTGAAATGGACAACGGGGAAGCCTCTTATCATAGATAACGGGTTTACTTTTGCTGGCTACATGACCGATAAGACGCAAGTTTACTGGCTTGGGGAGAAGAAAGATGTGCCGGAGAAAGCTATGAAGGCACATGAGTTCTGTATCGATTTGCAGGAGAAAATCACAGAATTTCTGAGGCCGGGCATCCTGCCAAGTGAAATCTGGCAGTATTGCCTCGATAAGGTTGAGCACTCCGCATGGCGAGATGGCTTTATGGGGTTGGGGAAAAATAAAGTGTTCTTCATAGGCCATGGCATCGGGCTTGCCGTAGATGAATATCCCGCTTTGGCAAGTGGATTCGATTTTCCGCTTGAAGAAGGGATGACCCTTGCTATCGAGCCCAAAATTGGCATCCCGGATTTCGGAATGGTTGGAGTCGAAAATACTTTTGAGGTTACAACTGATGGCGGAAAATGTCTAACAGGCGAAAACTTCGATATAATCACCGTTTAA